A single Methanolobus sp. ZRKC5 DNA region contains:
- the cca gene encoding CCA tRNA nucleotidyltransferase, producing MTLEEQVLDRIKPSPEEKEKLQEVASELLSNVITAAKQLGIKNIIPKLVGSAARNTWISGTHDLDIFIAFPESTSREELKVNGLLIAREVAKDGKNIEERYAEHPYLNMNYRGFDVDLVPCFAVDSASMIKSAVDRTPFHNEFIKMSIPGREDDVLIMKQFMKGTGTYGSELRTQGFSGYLTELLIVHYGSFRNTMRNACNWKPGLTIDMLEHGTVKHEDPLIVIDPTDPKRNVAAALSLNQFAQFIDVCRLYTEEPSEDFFFPKEKAPMKENEIIDMMNSRGSSFVAIVFKAPDLVDDILYPQLDKMEHSVRALLDEYDFKVLNSGYWAKEDAIILLELISSELPNVKKHRGPPVWVSEHAQGFKEKYQDSDELFSLYIEDGFYVADIRRKFSTAKHLFNKRMRTCSLGKHLGEAVTEGFTILEGNEIAKIKESEFRIFLRKWEQKK from the coding sequence ATGACTTTGGAAGAACAGGTACTTGACAGGATAAAACCCAGTCCTGAAGAAAAAGAGAAGTTACAGGAAGTAGCTTCCGAACTGCTATCAAACGTAATTACTGCTGCAAAACAACTGGGAATAAAGAATATCATCCCTAAACTTGTTGGTTCTGCTGCCAGAAATACCTGGATATCAGGCACACATGATCTTGATATTTTTATTGCATTCCCGGAAAGTACCAGTCGGGAAGAACTGAAAGTTAACGGGCTTCTCATTGCCAGGGAAGTTGCAAAGGATGGAAAGAACATTGAGGAACGCTATGCAGAACATCCTTACCTCAACATGAATTACAGAGGTTTCGACGTTGACCTTGTCCCCTGTTTTGCCGTTGATTCCGCCTCCATGATCAAGTCTGCCGTTGACAGAACACCTTTTCATAATGAATTCATCAAGATGAGCATTCCCGGTCGCGAAGATGATGTGCTGATCATGAAACAGTTTATGAAAGGCACCGGAACCTATGGCTCTGAGCTTCGGACACAGGGATTCTCAGGTTATCTCACTGAACTTCTGATAGTACACTACGGTTCATTCCGCAACACAATGCGAAACGCATGCAACTGGAAACCGGGACTCACCATCGACATGCTGGAACATGGAACAGTCAAGCACGAAGACCCTCTTATTGTCATAGACCCCACCGACCCGAAGAGAAATGTGGCTGCTGCACTTTCCCTGAATCAATTTGCACAATTCATCGACGTCTGTAGACTATACACGGAAGAACCTTCTGAAGATTTCTTCTTCCCAAAAGAAAAGGCACCTATGAAAGAAAACGAGATCATCGATATGATGAACTCAAGGGGAAGCTCGTTTGTTGCTATTGTCTTCAAGGCTCCGGACCTTGTTGATGACATACTGTATCCTCAACTGGATAAAATGGAGCACTCGGTCCGTGCCTTGCTTGATGAATATGATTTTAAGGTATTGAATTCGGGCTACTGGGCAAAAGAAGATGCAATTATCCTTTTAGAACTTATCTCATCTGAACTTCCAAATGTTAAAAAACATAGAGGTCCACCTGTATGGGTCAGTGAACATGCACAAGGATTCAAGGAAAAATATCAGGATTCAGATGAACTATTCTCACTTTACATAGAGGATGGCTTCTACGTTGCCGATATCAGACGAAAGTTCTCAACTGCAAAGCACCTCTTCAATAAGAGAATGAGAACCTGTTCACTTGGGAAACACCTTGGAGAAGCAGTGACTGAAGGATTCACAATTCTGGAAGGCAACGAGATAGCAAAAATAAAGGAATCTGAATTCAGGATATTCCTGAGAAAATGGGAACAGAAAAAGTAA
- a CDS encoding indolepyruvate oxidoreductase subunit beta — MSAEGISRFDLVIAGVGGQGTILASDIIGKAAVKENMSVRAAETHGMAQRGGSVVNHIRLDCELGSMIPMKGADVLLALEPSEALRYLEFLSDDGVIIVNTDPILPVTVTSGLCSYPDVDAIVEKLKQSHDVKAFNATELAKEAGHPQSMNVVMVGAVSNYLPISVETILGCVRELVPQKTIDINVRAFEMGRSITQG; from the coding sequence ATGAGTGCAGAAGGAATATCCAGATTCGATCTTGTAATTGCCGGGGTAGGTGGGCAGGGTACTATCCTTGCATCTGATATAATCGGTAAGGCTGCTGTAAAGGAAAATATGTCAGTGCGTGCAGCAGAGACTCATGGAATGGCACAACGTGGCGGCTCAGTTGTAAATCACATCAGGCTTGACTGTGAACTCGGTTCAATGATCCCTATGAAAGGTGCTGATGTACTGCTTGCACTTGAGCCAAGTGAGGCTCTAAGGTATCTTGAATTCCTTTCTGATGACGGAGTCATCATAGTCAACACCGATCCAATTCTTCCGGTCACTGTAACTTCAGGACTTTGTAGCTATCCGGACGTAGATGCCATTGTTGAAAAACTTAAACAGAGCCACGATGTAAAAGCCTTCAATGCAACCGAACTTGCGAAAGAGGCAGGACATCCGCAGTCCATGAATGTTGTCATGGTGGGTGCAGTTTCAAATTACCTGCCAATATCTGTTGAAACTATTCTGGGATGCGTCAGGGAGCTTGTCCCTCAGAAGACAATTGATATCAATGTCAGGGCTTTTGAGATGGGCAGGTCCATAACACAGGGATAA
- a CDS encoding glutamate-5-semialdehyde dehydrogenase, with amino-acid sequence MVLEIEEKVIEAKKASIILASVSTETKNAALEAMAQALNDNRDKILEANRKDVETAEKLKRKGELSQALVDRLKVNDSKISGMIDGIRDVINLEDPVGETIDALELDKGLELYKVSSPIGLIGVIFEARPDVVPQVMALCLKSGNATIFKGGSEALNSNRVIFDLLNEAAESVKRMTTGAFQLMETREEVNDILRLDTYIDLLIPRGSNVFVKYMQDNTKIPVLGHADGICHVYVDDEADFGKAYNVCFDSKVQYPAVCNAMETLLINENIAEKFLPKMARMYDEAGVEMRCDDGSFKILEQIDFLKSIVRATEDDWRTEYNDLTLSIKIVTSMEEAIEHINHYGSHHTDAIITCNDLKKKRFTDLVDSSSVMLNASTRFADGFRYGKGAEVGISTNKIHARGPVGMEGLLIYKYILVGNGDMVADYAGPDAKKFTHRRLNKTASNALSR; translated from the coding sequence ATGGTTCTGGAAATTGAAGAAAAGGTCATTGAGGCAAAGAAGGCATCCATCATCCTTGCAAGTGTCAGCACTGAGACAAAGAATGCCGCTCTTGAAGCAATGGCACAGGCACTTAACGATAATCGCGATAAGATACTTGAAGCAAACCGGAAGGACGTTGAGACTGCTGAGAAGCTGAAAAGGAAAGGAGAACTTTCCCAGGCTCTTGTGGACAGGCTCAAGGTAAACGACAGCAAGATAAGCGGAATGATAGACGGCATTCGTGATGTTATCAATCTTGAAGACCCGGTGGGGGAGACCATTGATGCACTTGAACTTGATAAGGGACTCGAACTCTACAAGGTAAGTTCCCCTATCGGACTTATCGGAGTAATATTTGAAGCACGCCCTGATGTAGTGCCACAGGTCATGGCACTGTGCCTTAAAAGCGGGAATGCCACCATATTTAAAGGCGGAAGCGAGGCACTCAATTCCAATCGTGTTATCTTCGATCTTCTAAACGAAGCAGCAGAATCCGTAAAGAGAATGACAACAGGCGCATTCCAGCTAATGGAAACAAGGGAAGAGGTCAACGACATCCTGCGTCTGGACACATACATCGACCTGCTTATTCCAAGGGGCTCCAACGTATTTGTGAAATACATGCAGGACAACACAAAGATACCAGTTCTCGGACACGCAGACGGTATCTGTCATGTATACGTCGATGACGAGGCAGACTTTGGAAAAGCATACAACGTCTGTTTTGATTCCAAAGTCCAGTACCCTGCAGTATGTAATGCAATGGAAACACTGCTTATCAATGAGAATATAGCCGAAAAGTTCCTTCCGAAAATGGCAAGGATGTACGACGAAGCGGGCGTAGAGATGCGCTGTGATGATGGATCATTCAAAATACTGGAACAGATAGACTTCCTTAAAAGCATAGTTAGAGCCACTGAAGACGACTGGAGAACAGAGTACAACGACCTTACACTCTCCATAAAGATAGTCACCTCAATGGAAGAAGCCATCGAGCACATCAATCACTATGGCTCCCATCACACTGATGCCATTATAACATGTAACGATCTCAAAAAGAAGAGATTTACCGACCTTGTCGATTCATCAAGTGTCATGCTCAACGCATCCACAAGATTTGCAGACGGCTTCAGATATGGAAAAGGAGCGGAGGTCGGTATCAGTACCAACAAGATCCACGCACGTGGTCCGGTAGGAATGGAAGGACTGCTCATCTACAAGTATATACTTGTAGGCAATGGAGACATGGTCGCAGATTATGCAGGACCTGATGCGAAGAAATTCACACACCGCAGGCTCAACAAGACGGCATCAAATGCCCTTTCCAGATAA
- the galU gene encoding UTP--glucose-1-phosphate uridylyltransferase GalU — protein sequence MEIKKAVIPVAGLGTRFLPVTKSMPKEMLPIIDKPVIHHVVEEAIASGIDDIIFITGRSKRSIEDYFDDSPELESHLRQKNNEKLLKIVQDISSMVDIHYIRQKEPRGLGDAILTAKKHINDEPFAVLLGDDIIVNEKPCTKQLIDNFQKYGRSTIAVEEVPFEKTSSYGIIKGKVMDDSLYILEDIVEKPKPEDAPSNIGAIGRYVFTPEILDCIKETTAGIGNEIQLTDGIRLLKEEQKIYAYKFTGKRYDTGDKVEYVKAIIDFALNNTEMKEQIKQHITDINL from the coding sequence GTGGAAATTAAAAAAGCTGTGATACCTGTAGCAGGGCTGGGAACCAGATTCTTGCCAGTAACAAAATCCATGCCAAAGGAAATGCTGCCAATCATCGATAAACCAGTAATCCACCATGTAGTTGAGGAAGCAATCGCCTCGGGAATCGATGACATCATATTCATAACCGGAAGAAGTAAAAGATCCATAGAGGACTACTTTGATGATTCCCCGGAACTTGAAAGCCACCTTCGGCAAAAGAACAACGAAAAACTTTTGAAGATTGTGCAGGATATTTCTTCAATGGTAGATATCCACTACATCAGACAAAAGGAACCAAGAGGCCTTGGTGATGCCATCCTCACGGCAAAGAAGCACATAAATGATGAACCTTTTGCCGTATTGCTTGGTGATGATATCATCGTGAACGAGAAACCATGCACAAAACAGTTGATCGATAACTTCCAGAAATACGGACGTTCAACAATAGCAGTGGAAGAAGTCCCCTTTGAAAAGACAAGTAGTTATGGCATCATTAAAGGTAAGGTCATGGATGACTCACTATACATACTTGAAGACATCGTGGAAAAACCAAAGCCCGAAGATGCCCCATCCAACATAGGCGCCATCGGACGGTACGTATTCACACCGGAAATATTGGACTGCATCAAAGAAACGACCGCTGGAATAGGTAACGAGATACAACTTACAGATGGCATACGTCTTTTGAAGGAAGAACAGAAGATATACGCATACAAATTCACAGGTAAAAGATACGACACCGGGGACAAGGTTGAATACGTGAAAGCGATTATCGATTTCGCCCTCAACAACACAGAAATGAAGGAGCAAATAAAACAACATATCACAGATATAAATCTGTGA
- the rpl4p gene encoding 50S ribosomal protein L4 — protein sequence MVTAKIIDLSGNAKGDIDLPDVFDEAYRPDLIKRAVLAAQANRYQPYGPRMYSGMDTSARSWGSGRGAAQIPRIVNGSRAARVPQAVGGRRAHPPKPEADKTEKVNKKERRMAIRSAIAATIDAELVKGRGHRFDAQLPLVAADELETVEKTKDVISFLQNAGVYDDVIRAKDGRNIRAGKGKIRGRRYKNKKSLLIVATCDSPLMISARNLPGVDIVSVDALNAELLAPGTHAGRLVVWTESAMSSLGGMFE from the coding sequence ATGGTTACAGCAAAAATTATAGATTTATCAGGGAATGCTAAGGGAGATATAGACCTTCCTGACGTATTCGATGAGGCATATAGACCTGATCTTATCAAAAGAGCAGTTCTTGCAGCTCAGGCAAACAGGTATCAACCATATGGTCCAAGGATGTACTCCGGTATGGATACCTCCGCAAGATCATGGGGCTCCGGCAGAGGCGCTGCTCAGATCCCAAGGATTGTCAATGGTAGCCGTGCAGCAAGAGTTCCTCAGGCTGTAGGTGGTAGGAGAGCACATCCTCCAAAGCCTGAAGCAGATAAAACTGAAAAGGTCAACAAGAAGGAAAGACGTATGGCCATACGCTCCGCAATCGCTGCTACAATTGACGCAGAACTTGTAAAGGGCCGTGGACACAGATTCGATGCACAGCTTCCATTGGTGGCTGCAGATGAACTGGAAACCGTCGAAAAGACAAAGGATGTTATAAGCTTCTTGCAGAATGCAGGTGTTTACGACGACGTGATCCGTGCAAAGGATGGAAGGAATATCCGTGCAGGAAAGGGTAAGATTCGTGGAAGGAGATACAAGAACAAAAAGAGTCTCCTCATTGTTGCAACATGTGACAGTCCATTGATGATATCTGCAAGAAATCTTCCAGGCGTGGATATCGTATCTGTTGATGCATTGAATGCTGAACTCCTTGCACCAGGGACGCATGCAGGTAGATTAGTAGTCTGGACCGAGTCTGCAATGTCCTCTCTTGGGGGAATGTTCGAATGA
- the proB gene encoding glutamate 5-kinase, producing the protein MTDRKELFNDVNKIVIKVGTSSINTEDGKLNRQFMESMAQQVAELHETGKKVILVSSGAIGIGIDILDFDSRPKEIPVRQACAAVGQGLLMQEWGNSFTKHNLKVAQILLTYESFSNRLTYLNLRNSISTLLSYGVIPIINENDSTCVNEIEATFGDNDKLSAMVASKMEADLLIILSDIDGLYNKNPKRNNNAKLLSLVEDITPEIESYGGNPTSMKGVGGMRTKIEAAKICHMSGCYMIIANSGVDNIVTKVLDGGDIGTLFLANQEVQKNRIRWILLSKACGSIEVDAGAKDAILSSMSLLPSGVISIHDDFDRGEIVEIICEGKVFAKGITDYTSEELEQVKGKHTDMLADILGYKNYNHVIKKENIGIC; encoded by the coding sequence TTGACCGACAGGAAAGAGCTCTTCAATGATGTGAACAAGATCGTCATAAAAGTAGGCACATCATCCATCAATACCGAAGACGGCAAGCTTAACCGTCAATTTATGGAGAGCATGGCGCAACAAGTGGCTGAACTGCACGAGACAGGCAAAAAAGTTATCCTCGTAAGTTCAGGTGCAATCGGTATTGGGATAGACATACTGGATTTTGACAGCAGGCCAAAGGAAATACCTGTCAGGCAGGCATGTGCTGCTGTCGGTCAGGGTTTACTAATGCAGGAATGGGGAAATTCCTTCACAAAACACAACCTCAAAGTGGCCCAAATTCTCCTTACCTACGAATCATTCTCCAACAGGCTGACATATCTAAACCTGAGGAACAGCATATCCACCCTGCTTAGCTACGGCGTCATACCGATCATCAATGAGAATGACAGCACGTGTGTTAACGAGATCGAAGCAACATTCGGTGACAATGACAAACTTTCTGCAATGGTTGCCAGCAAGATGGAAGCCGACCTCCTTATAATCCTTTCCGATATCGATGGTCTTTATAATAAAAATCCCAAACGCAACAACAATGCGAAACTCCTTAGTCTTGTAGAAGATATCACGCCTGAAATCGAAAGCTATGGAGGTAATCCCACAAGCATGAAAGGTGTTGGCGGAATGAGAACCAAGATCGAAGCCGCAAAGATATGCCACATGTCAGGATGCTATATGATAATCGCCAACAGCGGTGTTGATAACATTGTCACAAAAGTGCTTGATGGAGGAGACATTGGAACACTGTTCCTCGCAAACCAGGAAGTTCAAAAGAACAGGATACGCTGGATACTACTCTCAAAAGCATGTGGTTCCATTGAAGTGGATGCCGGTGCAAAGGATGCCATACTAAGCAGCATGAGCCTGCTCCCTTCAGGAGTTATAAGTATACATGACGACTTTGACAGAGGAGAGATAGTTGAGATCATCTGTGAAGGAAAGGTATTTGCAAAAGGCATCACAGACTACACATCCGAAGAACTGGAACAGGTCAAAGGCAAGCACACAGATATGCTAGCTGATATCCTTGGTTACAAAAACTACAACCACGTCATAAAGAAAGAGAATATAGGGATTTGCTGA
- a CDS encoding PASTA domain-containing protein, whose translation MSDITELRQNIERLNKSTTAALKKQSYTLLQKNIVGIESELGAVQRELVSKTDVVDELKKENLVLKQDYAILDNRVQEILKEKAESDKKLEQLSRTRPELSSANLVKAFRDSLVQMDESINSESSRVDYNVSSMNIKLRTNIAVKDDELRFQLPKADDVIPADNLSEVEFTINSSSKERIFSDYIDVPDVVGLDMDLAVSIIKAAGFVQGEVIEKDSSLGQATVLSQIPSGSSVAKAGDAVDLVISKITSVEVPNIVGMNLASAQKALEAGKLHSGKVTEQTDAFNVGKVLSQSVAAGEYADIGSAIDLVVATSKVEFTAVSGITAKPVVTGTVRNVRAVLSDRQAARISSVRKSTSGN comes from the coding sequence ATGAGCGATATTACGGAATTAAGGCAGAATATTGAACGGTTAAATAAGTCAACAACTGCTGCATTAAAAAAACAGAGCTATACTCTGCTCCAGAAGAATATTGTCGGTATAGAATCTGAACTGGGGGCTGTCCAGAGGGAACTGGTGTCTAAAACAGATGTAGTGGATGAGTTGAAAAAAGAAAACCTGGTCCTGAAACAGGATTATGCTATCCTTGACAACAGGGTTCAGGAAATTCTTAAAGAAAAAGCTGAAAGTGATAAGAAACTGGAACAACTTTCACGTACAAGGCCTGAGTTATCTTCTGCAAACCTCGTTAAAGCTTTTCGTGATTCCCTTGTGCAGATGGATGAGTCTATAAATTCAGAGTCCTCAAGGGTGGATTATAACGTAAGTTCTATGAACATCAAACTCAGGACCAATATAGCTGTGAAGGACGATGAACTACGTTTCCAGCTTCCAAAGGCAGACGATGTTATTCCTGCAGACAACCTGAGTGAGGTCGAATTCACTATAAATTCATCATCAAAAGAACGCATATTCTCTGATTATATTGATGTGCCTGATGTTGTAGGGTTGGATATGGACCTTGCAGTATCTATAATAAAGGCTGCTGGTTTTGTACAGGGCGAGGTAATTGAAAAAGACAGTTCTCTTGGACAGGCAACAGTACTCTCTCAGATACCCTCTGGCAGTTCGGTTGCAAAAGCTGGGGATGCTGTGGATCTGGTCATCTCAAAGATCACTTCAGTTGAGGTGCCAAATATTGTAGGTATGAATCTGGCTTCTGCTCAAAAAGCATTGGAAGCTGGCAAGCTTCATTCCGGAAAGGTGACTGAACAAACTGATGCTTTTAATGTCGGTAAGGTTCTCAGTCAGTCCGTAGCTGCCGGGGAGTATGCAGATATTGGAAGTGCAATTGATCTTGTGGTAGCCACTTCTAAGGTAGAGTTCACTGCGGTTTCAGGTATAACTGCAAAGCCTGTAGTCACAGGGACTGTGAGGAATGTCAGAGCGGTGTTATCCGACAGGCAGGCCGCCAGAATATCGTCAGTCAGGAAGTCCACTTCCGGGAACTAA
- the iorA gene encoding indolepyruvate ferredoxin oxidoreductase subunit alpha yields the protein MSTREYMLGNVAIARGIVEGGGQVISGYPGTPSSEIIGTLAAMLERDFYVEWSVNEKVALEVAAGAAMTGVRSVVTMKHVGLNVAADPLLTLAYTGVKGSMVIIVADDPSCHSSQNEQDTRRYSQFSLIPCLDPATPQEAKDMMSYAFEFSNKVQMPVIFRPTTRISHGKSDVELGPVNETKPTADFQKELERWVMVPKNARVQHVHLLELQKDILTELEDSPWNSLELCEGAKVGVIASGIASVYAKEAIIKQGVDASFLKIGTYPVPENKIRTLMENSERIIIFEEMEPVVEERVRIIAQETGSSVEIIGKMQGPVPRIFELNTDICADVLADVLGLEKSDVPAEVTEDFDYDACRIDLPMRPPVMCPGCSHRATFHVMKKVYGKNAIFPSDIGCYTLGIQSGTVDTTLCMGGSITVASGMYQAGEKKPICCSIGDSTFFHTGMNGLLNAIYNKADITVTIVDNRITAMTGHQPNPGMGKTATGEKTVEVSIEALCRGLGAEFVETVDPYDLKQTEEVFKRAKDYKGTSVVITRQLCVIDAKRSGLRRKPFTIDADACVGCRLCVNLGCPAIEFDANTKKASINAMCTGCGVCASLCKFDAISEVKK from the coding sequence ATGAGCACACGCGAGTACATGCTGGGAAACGTTGCAATTGCACGCGGTATCGTTGAAGGAGGCGGACAGGTCATATCCGGGTATCCCGGGACACCGTCATCTGAGATCATCGGTACTCTGGCAGCAATGTTAGAAAGAGACTTTTATGTAGAGTGGTCGGTCAATGAGAAGGTTGCCCTTGAAGTGGCAGCCGGTGCTGCAATGACTGGAGTGCGTTCAGTAGTCACCATGAAACACGTGGGACTTAACGTAGCAGCAGACCCGTTACTAACCCTTGCATATACTGGTGTCAAGGGTAGTATGGTCATCATCGTTGCAGATGATCCATCATGTCATTCATCACAGAACGAACAGGACACCCGCAGATATTCACAATTCTCACTAATTCCATGTCTGGACCCTGCCACACCGCAGGAAGCCAAGGATATGATGTCCTATGCGTTTGAATTCTCTAACAAGGTGCAGATGCCTGTAATATTCAGGCCTACAACTCGTATATCCCATGGAAAGTCCGATGTAGAGCTCGGACCCGTGAACGAGACCAAACCCACAGCAGATTTCCAGAAGGAACTTGAAAGATGGGTCATGGTTCCTAAGAATGCCAGGGTACAGCACGTTCATCTGCTTGAATTACAAAAGGACATCCTGACTGAGCTTGAAGACTCACCATGGAATTCACTTGAACTATGTGAGGGTGCCAAGGTCGGAGTCATAGCATCAGGAATCGCTTCTGTCTATGCAAAGGAAGCTATCATCAAACAGGGTGTGGATGCATCATTCCTCAAGATTGGAACCTATCCTGTTCCTGAGAACAAGATACGCACTCTCATGGAGAACTCTGAGCGTATAATAATTTTCGAAGAAATGGAGCCTGTGGTCGAAGAACGGGTCAGGATAATTGCACAGGAAACCGGTTCCAGCGTGGAAATAATCGGCAAGATGCAGGGGCCTGTTCCAAGGATATTCGAGCTTAACACCGACATCTGTGCAGATGTCCTTGCAGACGTTCTCGGACTCGAAAAGTCGGATGTTCCTGCTGAAGTCACAGAAGATTTTGATTATGATGCATGCAGAATAGATCTGCCCATGCGTCCTCCTGTAATGTGTCCGGGATGCTCTCACAGGGCAACTTTCCATGTCATGAAAAAAGTCTATGGCAAGAATGCCATCTTCCCAAGTGACATCGGTTGCTACACACTGGGTATCCAGAGCGGTACAGTTGATACCACACTCTGTATGGGTGGTAGTATAACCGTGGCGAGCGGAATGTATCAGGCAGGGGAGAAGAAACCTATCTGCTGTTCAATTGGTGACTCAACATTCTTCCATACCGGAATGAATGGTCTGCTCAATGCTATCTATAATAAAGCCGACATCACAGTAACTATAGTAGACAACCGTATAACCGCAATGACCGGTCATCAGCCAAATCCTGGAATGGGCAAAACTGCCACAGGCGAGAAAACCGTGGAAGTTTCAATTGAAGCTCTATGTCGGGGACTTGGTGCTGAATTTGTAGAAACCGTTGATCCATATGACCTTAAGCAGACGGAAGAGGTCTTCAAAAGAGCAAAGGACTACAAGGGAACATCCGTTGTAATCACAAGACAGCTTTGTGTCATCGATGCAAAACGTTCAGGTCTTCGCAGAAAACCGTTCACCATCGATGCAGATGCGTGTGTGGGATGCAGGCTCTGTGTGAACCTGGGCTGTCCTGCAATTGAGTTTGATGCAAATACCAAAAAGGCATCTATCAATGCAATGTGCACAGGCTGTGGAGTGTGTGCCAGTCTTTGTAAGTTTGATGCAATCTCGGAGGTGAAGAAATGA
- a CDS encoding 50S ribosomal protein L23: MNVIKYPFITEKAMMLLEDNKLQFIVDTRANKNQIKADVMKMYGFPVSSVCTMSTMKGLKKAIVTFEGTEAAHEIATRIGLM; encoded by the coding sequence ATGAATGTCATCAAGTATCCGTTTATCACTGAAAAAGCGATGATGCTGCTGGAAGACAATAAACTTCAGTTCATTGTTGATACCCGCGCAAACAAGAATCAGATCAAGGCTGATGTAATGAAGATGTACGGGTTCCCTGTTTCATCTGTCTGTACAATGAGCACAATGAAAGGTCTGAAGAAAGCTATCGTTACTTTCGAAGGCACAGAAGCTGCCCATGAGATAGCGACTAGAATTGGCTTGATGTGA
- the rpl3p gene encoding 50S ribosomal protein L3 — MAKGHRPKRGSLAFSPRVRAKSHIPRFNSWPQAAGEPKLQDFAGYKVGMTHVVMVDDVKYSLTEGMEISVPVTVVETPAVRVAAVRAYTSSTYGDKALSEAWAADLDESLGKTIALPKTSNTESALAKIEGMIDDGDVTEIKVITYTLPKKLTGVPKKNADIMETAVSGSDIKAKFEYAKSLLGSEIKLSDVFDEGTFVDVAAITTGKGTQGPVKRWGINLMKNKHSRQGSLRQVGTLGPWHPAVVRWTVPQMGQMGYHQRTEYNKRILKVGADGEEITPKGGFINYGLIRGEYVLIKGSIPGPSKRLVRLRDPMRSKVPAMSEPQIVHVSTQSKQG; from the coding sequence ATGGCAAAAGGACACAGACCAAAACGAGGTTCACTCGCTTTCAGTCCACGCGTAAGAGCAAAAAGCCACATACCAAGGTTTAACTCATGGCCGCAAGCTGCTGGAGAACCAAAGCTTCAGGATTTTGCAGGTTACAAAGTGGGTATGACTCATGTGGTAATGGTAGATGACGTAAAGTACAGCCTCACAGAAGGTATGGAGATCTCAGTTCCTGTAACTGTTGTAGAAACTCCTGCTGTTCGTGTTGCTGCAGTCCGTGCCTACACAAGCTCTACGTATGGTGACAAAGCACTTTCTGAAGCCTGGGCAGCAGACCTTGATGAAAGTCTTGGGAAGACAATTGCATTGCCAAAGACATCCAATACAGAATCTGCTCTTGCAAAGATCGAGGGCATGATCGATGATGGCGATGTTACGGAAATTAAAGTGATTACTTACACTTTACCAAAGAAGCTGACAGGTGTTCCTAAGAAGAATGCTGACATAATGGAAACCGCAGTTAGTGGATCTGATATAAAGGCAAAGTTCGAGTATGCAAAGTCCTTACTCGGCTCAGAAATAAAGCTCAGTGACGTTTTTGATGAAGGTACATTTGTAGACGTGGCAGCTATCACAACCGGGAAGGGTACCCAGGGTCCTGTTAAAAGATGGGGTATCAATCTGATGAAGAACAAGCACTCACGTCAGGGCAGTCTCAGGCAGGTCGGTACACTCGGTCCATGGCATCCAGCAGTTGTCAGATGGACAGTACCACAGATGGGACAGATGGGTTACCACCAGAGAACTGAATACAACAAGCGCATCCTGAAGGTAGGTGCCGACGGCGAAGAGATTACTCCAAAAGGTGGTTTCATCAACTACGGTCTTATCCGCGGTGAATATGTCCTCATAAAAGGAAGTATCCCTGGACCTTCAAAGAGGCTTGTAAGACTCAGGGATCCAATGAGATCAAAAGTACCTGCTATGAGTGAACCACAGATCGTTCACGTAAGTACACAGTCCAAGCAGGGGTGA